The Pirellulimonas nuda genome includes a region encoding these proteins:
- a CDS encoding anti-sigma factor family protein, with protein sequence MTHDPSPMAQADLEELVAYLDGELPPDLAAAVEDRLSRDAAYRAELQQLDRAWHALEELPKESVGDAFARTTIEMAAVQAEEDLAQLTAALPVRRRRRRWGMIAGGVAAALLGAVLARVATIRQEGPLVAGLPAIVEVDTLRQFDSVEFLAKLRDQGVFDDAALQRVDARAASWAEVAQADPLSRRAWIEALPADAQADLWEKSRRLAGFSELDQRRLAERERLLAANDDADTLRHTALAFQAFMSQRPPAEQSAIREMPLDERVERVAEMVRRDHSSTRQPLSAGEITRLRDAIRKLDEGDTIDRLPKLLRERVAELPKDFSLPWIPERRGQGSSGGNGSDNRRRFDVRRGMTQWADRLDRSPPWQIASLARISSSDEQPRALQMLLGDGYEAKIALLSQDWAKTESVLLEALDPATRERLNAASSERRRQRLSGYVMEVSRDRFEEELEQFFASDAITQEERQRLLAEPTPDLKEQLRELYLSRELSGLGDPAWLFGGGGFGTRGEGGGRSEGSGRGEGGGRNEAGGRDDRDGRDDGNGRDDRNNRGDGRPEPPGGADGRGDPEGRGRPGGPGMGGPGMGGPGMGGPPGFLGGPPPGDRPPGPPGRSGGQSPEGSPRQAPEG encoded by the coding sequence ATGACGCATGACCCGAGCCCGATGGCCCAGGCGGACCTCGAAGAACTGGTCGCCTACCTCGACGGCGAGCTCCCCCCCGACCTGGCCGCCGCCGTCGAAGACCGGCTCTCCCGCGACGCCGCGTACCGGGCAGAGCTGCAGCAGCTGGACCGCGCCTGGCACGCCCTGGAGGAGCTCCCCAAGGAGTCCGTCGGGGACGCGTTCGCCCGCACCACCATCGAGATGGCCGCGGTGCAGGCCGAAGAAGACCTCGCCCAACTCACCGCCGCGCTCCCCGTCAGGCGCCGGCGACGCCGCTGGGGGATGATCGCCGGGGGCGTGGCCGCGGCGTTGCTGGGGGCGGTGCTGGCCCGTGTGGCCACGATCCGTCAGGAGGGCCCGCTTGTCGCCGGGCTGCCGGCTATTGTGGAGGTCGACACGCTGCGGCAGTTCGACTCGGTCGAGTTCCTGGCCAAGCTCCGCGACCAGGGGGTGTTCGACGACGCGGCCTTGCAGCGTGTCGACGCCCGGGCCGCGTCCTGGGCAGAAGTGGCCCAGGCCGACCCGCTCAGCCGCCGCGCCTGGATCGAGGCGCTGCCGGCCGACGCCCAGGCCGACCTGTGGGAGAAGTCCCGCCGCTTGGCGGGGTTCTCCGAACTAGACCAACGCCGCCTCGCCGAACGCGAGCGGCTGCTCGCTGCCAACGACGACGCCGACACGCTGCGGCACACCGCGCTCGCGTTCCAGGCGTTCATGTCACAACGCCCCCCCGCGGAACAGTCCGCCATCCGCGAGATGCCCCTGGACGAGCGCGTGGAGCGGGTGGCCGAGATGGTGCGACGCGATCATAGCTCGACGCGTCAGCCGCTGTCGGCCGGAGAGATCACGCGGCTGCGCGACGCGATCCGCAAGCTCGACGAAGGGGACACGATCGACCGGCTGCCGAAGCTCTTGCGCGAGCGTGTCGCCGAGCTCCCCAAAGACTTCTCACTGCCGTGGATCCCGGAGCGACGCGGCCAGGGCTCCTCCGGGGGGAACGGCTCCGACAACCGGCGCCGGTTCGACGTCCGCCGCGGCATGACGCAGTGGGCCGACCGGCTCGATCGATCGCCCCCTTGGCAGATCGCGTCGCTCGCCAGGATCTCGAGCTCCGACGAGCAGCCGCGTGCGCTGCAGATGCTGCTGGGGGACGGCTACGAAGCAAAGATCGCCCTGCTGAGCCAAGACTGGGCAAAGACAGAAAGCGTCCTGCTCGAAGCCCTCGACCCCGCCACGCGAGAGCGGCTCAACGCCGCCAGCAGCGAACGCCGCCGTCAGCGGCTCAGCGGCTACGTGATGGAGGTCTCCCGCGACCGCTTTGAAGAAGAGCTGGAGCAGTTCTTCGCCAGCGACGCGATCACCCAAGAAGAACGGCAGCGGCTGCTCGCCGAGCCGACCCCCGACCTGAAGGAGCAGCTCCGCGAGCTCTACCTGAGCCGCGAGCTCAGCGGGCTGGGCGACCCCGCCTGGCTGTTCGGCGGCGGCGGGTTCGGAACCCGGGGTGAAGGGGGCGGCCGGAGTGAGGGGAGCGGCCGAGGTGAGGGGGGCGGCCGGAACGAAGCAGGGGGCCGAGATGACAGAGACGGCCGCGATGATGGCAACGGCCGAGACGATCGGAACAACCGGGGCGACGGGCGACCGGAGCCCCCCGGCGGCGCCGACGGACGCGGCGATCCGGAAGGACGCGGCCGGCCGGGCGGCCCGGGAATGGGCGGCCCGGGAATGGGCGGGCCGGGAATGGGCGGCCCGCCGGGCTTCCTCGGGGGCCCGCCGCCGGGCGACAGGCCGCCGGGACCGCCGGGGCGATCGGGTGGTCAGAGCCCGGAAGGCTCACCGCGACAGGCGCCCGAGGGCTAG
- a CDS encoding RNA polymerase sigma factor, whose translation MAISDSTIQRYTHADPDVRLMLRVRDDDTAAFEELMLRYQNRVASLMAHLVGRRDQGEDLAQEVFLRVFRSRKRYVPGSKFSTWLFTIANNVASNALRTLSRRKEVRFAPGAPGDTGANPLENAAVASSGLMPGRQLEGAEMRAAVREAVGDLNERQRVAVLLAKFEGMSYADIGEVLDMTPQAVKSLLSRARGKLRTALEPYMDQGKRVVATSEGDHDA comes from the coding sequence GTGGCGATCAGCGACTCGACGATCCAACGCTACACCCACGCCGACCCCGACGTCCGGCTGATGCTACGCGTGCGCGACGACGACACCGCCGCGTTCGAGGAGCTTATGTTGCGCTACCAGAACCGCGTCGCCTCGCTGATGGCCCATCTGGTTGGGCGGCGGGACCAGGGGGAAGACCTGGCCCAGGAGGTCTTCCTGCGCGTCTTCCGCTCCCGCAAACGCTACGTGCCGGGCAGCAAGTTTTCTACCTGGCTGTTCACCATCGCCAACAACGTGGCCTCCAACGCCCTGCGGACCCTCTCGCGCCGCAAGGAAGTACGGTTCGCCCCGGGGGCGCCGGGAGACACGGGCGCCAACCCCTTGGAGAACGCCGCGGTGGCCTCCAGCGGCCTGATGCCGGGCCGGCAGCTCGAGGGCGCCGAGATGCGGGCCGCCGTGCGCGAGGCGGTCGGCGACCTGAACGAACGCCAACGCGTGGCCGTGCTGCTGGCGAAGTTCGAGGGGATGAGCTACGCCGACATCGGCGAGGTGCTGGACATGACCCCCCAGGCGGTAAAGTCGCTGCTCTCGCGGGCGCGTGGGAAGCTACGCACCGCGCTGGAGCCCTACATGGATCAAGGCAAACGCGTCGTGGCGACCAGCGAGGGCGACCATGACGCATGA
- a CDS encoding outer membrane beta-barrel protein, producing the protein MKWTIGLALIAGGATSAQAQSPVQSAFDYQLTSCCEPTCECPATSCCDSNGCCGDGCGDVCCGSTCGCGGGGGLGFSFCPFDCNLGDPFAFSSMVLGDDTSLYFGGWTQAGIHTDNTRFSVEDNDALAFNDHPGRINLHQQWFFMGKDADGSDGLDWGFRADIMYGTDAVKTQAFGANPGTWDYQNGWDRGGGYGGAMPQLYGELACGDWSVKMGHFFTLVGYEVVTAPDNFFYSHAFTMFNSEPFTHTGALATYSGFENVEFYGGWVAGWDTGFTQNQNGSMWLGGASVGLTDNVNVTYINYIGNFGAKSAGGNGYGHSIVANFTISDKLNYVAQSDYVETGDQDPNGFDSIGLNQYLFYSFNDCLAAGARMEWYKLDGTSYQGLTYGLNYKCHANIIVRPELRHNWTNENDTNLDGFNQTVFGVDAILTY; encoded by the coding sequence ATGAAATGGACGATCGGGCTCGCCCTGATCGCGGGCGGCGCCACTTCGGCGCAAGCACAATCGCCCGTGCAAAGTGCTTTCGACTACCAGCTCACTAGCTGTTGTGAGCCCACCTGCGAGTGCCCAGCGACAAGCTGCTGCGACTCCAACGGCTGCTGCGGCGATGGCTGTGGCGACGTCTGCTGCGGAAGCACCTGCGGATGTGGCGGCGGCGGGGGGCTGGGCTTCAGCTTCTGCCCGTTCGACTGCAACCTGGGCGACCCCTTCGCGTTTAGCTCGATGGTGCTGGGCGACGACACGTCGCTCTACTTCGGCGGCTGGACCCAGGCCGGCATCCACACCGACAACACCCGCTTCTCGGTGGAAGACAACGACGCCCTGGCGTTCAACGACCACCCGGGACGGATCAACCTGCACCAGCAGTGGTTCTTCATGGGTAAGGACGCGGATGGTTCGGACGGCCTCGACTGGGGTTTCCGCGCCGACATCATGTACGGCACCGACGCGGTGAAGACGCAGGCGTTCGGCGCCAACCCCGGCACGTGGGACTACCAGAACGGGTGGGACCGCGGCGGCGGCTACGGCGGCGCCATGCCGCAGCTGTACGGCGAGCTGGCGTGTGGCGACTGGTCCGTCAAGATGGGCCACTTCTTCACGCTGGTTGGATACGAAGTGGTTACCGCCCCGGATAACTTCTTCTACAGCCACGCGTTCACGATGTTCAACAGCGAGCCGTTCACCCACACCGGCGCCCTGGCCACGTACTCGGGCTTCGAGAACGTTGAGTTCTACGGCGGCTGGGTCGCGGGCTGGGACACCGGGTTCACGCAGAACCAGAACGGGTCGATGTGGTTGGGCGGCGCCAGCGTTGGCCTGACCGACAACGTCAACGTGACGTACATCAACTACATCGGGAACTTCGGCGCCAAGAGCGCCGGCGGCAACGGCTACGGTCACAGCATCGTGGCCAACTTCACGATCTCCGACAAGCTCAACTACGTCGCCCAGAGCGACTACGTTGAGACGGGCGACCAGGACCCGAACGGGTTCGACTCGATCGGCCTGAACCAGTACCTGTTCTACTCCTTCAACGACTGCCTCGCGGCGGGCGCCCGGATGGAGTGGTACAAGCTGGACGGCACCTCGTACCAGGGCCTCACCTACGGCCTGAACTACAAGTGCCACGCCAACATCATCGTCCGTCCGGAACTGCGTCACAACTGGACGAACGAGAACGACACCAACCTGGATGGCTTCAACCAGACCGTGTTCGGTGTCGACGCGATCTTGACCTACTAG
- a CDS encoding DUF4190 domain-containing protein, which translates to MSEPEFGAYRSVSVLAIAALLCGLASPLAALAPLCFVFPLAACVLGSIAWARVTRNPEVLTGAGLALTGAALGAMIGAGVIAVQAAENTRVASQGDAFSREWITLLLNDNPSAAFALTAEQAPPAPGAPGAPGAGSDAAQAPSPEESFARTEPAPSLRSLGRGAEIEQSETLDMIRVGHGRIQLGQRLRVSDGQASVSVVLHLERRPNAIGGPAVWRVLSLKREDGQAG; encoded by the coding sequence GTGAGTGAACCCGAATTTGGCGCCTACCGCTCCGTTTCTGTGCTGGCGATCGCCGCGCTGCTGTGCGGGCTGGCCTCGCCCCTGGCGGCGCTCGCGCCGCTGTGCTTCGTGTTCCCGTTGGCCGCGTGCGTGTTGGGCTCCATCGCCTGGGCGCGCGTGACGCGCAACCCCGAGGTGCTCACCGGCGCGGGTCTGGCGCTGACCGGCGCCGCGCTGGGCGCCATGATCGGCGCGGGGGTCATCGCGGTGCAGGCCGCGGAGAACACGCGGGTCGCGTCGCAGGGCGACGCGTTCAGCCGCGAGTGGATCACGCTGCTATTAAACGACAACCCTTCCGCGGCGTTCGCGCTGACCGCCGAACAAGCGCCACCCGCGCCGGGCGCTCCCGGCGCGCCGGGCGCGGGCAGCGACGCCGCCCAGGCCCCCTCGCCGGAAGAATCGTTCGCACGCACAGAACCGGCGCCATCCCTCAGGTCGCTCGGTCGGGGCGCAGAGATCGAGCAGTCAGAGACGCTGGACATGATCCGCGTCGGCCACGGCCGCATCCAATTGGGGCAGCGGCTTCGGGTGAGCGACGGCCAGGCGTCCGTGTCGGTGGTTCTGCACCTCGAGCGGCGCCCCAACGCGATCGGTGGTCCGGCTGTGTGGCGTGTGCTGTCCCTGAAAAGGGAAGACGGGCAGGCCGGTTAA
- a CDS encoding CvpA family protein, producing MDSIYWLLVVFVGFGPVAMMIQEGLWSNTITLFSMVLGGITAFALYEPITVMMDENLDGEFTYVLDIVVIWFIYFIVVAVLRTLGGALSKTKLLFNKPIDEVASPIVALATGFLMLGFTLSTLHVAPLSRDFVRCIAYGVPDKVYDDEDAKYEVPSRAAVEQGIDEASWIAHPDLTWLGLVETLLGGSRFGPGEDGFVARDFVINRGNRRDQFAESGASWLRVRRSGR from the coding sequence ATGGATTCAATCTACTGGCTCTTGGTGGTGTTCGTCGGGTTCGGCCCGGTGGCGATGATGATCCAGGAAGGGTTGTGGAGCAACACGATCACGCTGTTCTCGATGGTGCTCGGCGGGATCACCGCGTTTGCGCTGTACGAGCCGATCACGGTGATGATGGACGAGAACCTGGACGGCGAGTTCACCTACGTACTGGACATCGTGGTGATCTGGTTCATCTACTTCATCGTGGTGGCGGTGCTGCGGACGCTGGGGGGGGCCCTCTCGAAGACCAAGCTGCTGTTCAACAAGCCCATCGACGAGGTCGCCTCGCCCATCGTCGCGCTGGCGACCGGGTTCTTGATGCTAGGGTTCACGCTCTCCACGCTGCACGTGGCGCCGCTCAGCCGCGATTTTGTCCGCTGCATCGCCTACGGGGTGCCCGACAAGGTCTACGACGACGAGGACGCCAAGTATGAGGTCCCGTCCCGGGCCGCGGTAGAGCAAGGGATCGACGAGGCGAGCTGGATCGCCCACCCCGACCTCACCTGGCTCGGGCTGGTCGAGACGCTGCTGGGGGGCTCGCGGTTCGGCCCGGGCGAAGACGGCTTTGTGGCGCGTGACTTCGTCATCAACCGGGGCAACCGCCGCGACCAGTTCGCCGAGTCGGGCGCTAGCTGGCTGCGCGTCCGCCGCTCGGGGCGGTAA
- a CDS encoding ATPase, T2SS/T4P/T4SS family translates to MHDLIWRLLLAAVVAVVCIGGSATCRAQEEPDAAAEGEAPPTDAPEEGPEAGPEAAPNAEPEAEPAPPAGGDKWNDTHSYPRLTSPAASPIKLIIAAVLMLVWVGTSDWVNRDAQQYDLGVGQWNATTYFPGLVAGLMFLLPFLVASPVAFLAWIVPFGLYVAHHNRRLEEHQRVLTKDWMAFQMRALAGKLGMKVAAEKQADYEKGAPVQLKALGGDETKNNANLILARKSPGYVLVKDMVADMVANRSGRLLMDFSAEGVAVRRQVDGVWHAGEPRDRESGDVLLAVIKQLANLNPAERRKAQSGMFSAEYQGTKYACSVESQGVKTGERVSLGCRSSKQKMLTTLAELGMREKTAEQWAEVCAAQHGTIVIASMPEGGLTTLTDVSLMETDRLMREFLAVEDVHAPEQELENIGVFTYDSKKGETPATPLPKLIRKYPDAYVVRDLVDEASTQAYLGQVAEGKLLVTTINARDACEAPLRMIQKYKSQAAIADNLSAVICMRLIRTLCEACKVGFEPAPELLAKLGIPAGKLTMLYREPTAEEIKKPCPKCAGSFFVGRTGLFELIVVDDTFRKALKTQPKPEILRKVARQGGMRTFQEEGIVLLAKGGTSLAELQRILKT, encoded by the coding sequence ATGCACGACCTGATTTGGCGTTTGTTGCTGGCCGCCGTGGTGGCGGTGGTTTGTATCGGCGGATCGGCGACGTGCCGCGCGCAGGAAGAACCCGACGCCGCGGCCGAGGGGGAGGCGCCCCCCACGGACGCGCCAGAAGAGGGGCCCGAAGCGGGGCCCGAGGCCGCCCCCAACGCAGAACCCGAGGCCGAACCCGCGCCGCCGGCCGGGGGCGACAAGTGGAACGACACCCACTCCTACCCGCGCCTCACGTCGCCGGCCGCGAGCCCCATCAAGCTGATCATCGCGGCGGTGCTGATGCTGGTGTGGGTCGGCACCAGCGACTGGGTCAACCGCGACGCCCAGCAGTACGACCTGGGGGTCGGGCAGTGGAACGCCACCACCTACTTCCCGGGCCTGGTGGCGGGGCTGATGTTCTTGCTGCCGTTCTTGGTCGCCTCGCCGGTGGCTTTCCTGGCCTGGATCGTGCCGTTCGGCCTGTACGTGGCGCACCACAACAGGAGGCTGGAGGAGCACCAGCGGGTGCTGACCAAAGACTGGATGGCGTTCCAGATGCGCGCCCTGGCGGGCAAGCTGGGGATGAAGGTGGCGGCCGAGAAGCAGGCCGACTACGAGAAGGGCGCCCCCGTGCAGCTCAAGGCCCTGGGGGGGGACGAGACCAAGAACAACGCCAACCTGATCCTGGCGCGCAAGAGCCCCGGCTACGTGCTGGTCAAGGACATGGTGGCCGACATGGTCGCCAACCGCAGCGGCCGGCTGCTGATGGACTTCTCGGCCGAGGGGGTCGCCGTCCGCCGCCAGGTGGACGGCGTGTGGCACGCCGGCGAGCCGCGCGACCGCGAGTCGGGCGACGTGCTGCTGGCGGTCATCAAGCAGCTTGCCAACCTCAACCCGGCCGAGCGGCGTAAGGCGCAGTCCGGCATGTTTAGCGCCGAGTACCAGGGGACCAAGTACGCGTGCAGCGTCGAGAGCCAAGGGGTGAAGACGGGCGAGCGCGTATCGCTGGGGTGCCGCAGCAGCAAGCAGAAGATGCTCACCACGCTGGCCGAGCTGGGGATGCGGGAGAAGACCGCCGAGCAGTGGGCCGAGGTGTGCGCCGCGCAGCACGGCACGATCGTGATCGCCTCGATGCCCGAGGGGGGGCTGACCACGCTGACGGACGTCTCGCTGATGGAGACCGACCGCCTGATGCGCGAGTTCCTGGCGGTGGAAGACGTGCACGCCCCCGAGCAAGAGCTGGAGAACATCGGCGTCTTCACCTACGACAGCAAGAAGGGGGAGACCCCCGCCACCCCCCTGCCGAAGCTGATCCGCAAGTACCCGGACGCCTACGTGGTGCGCGACCTGGTAGACGAGGCGTCTACCCAGGCCTACCTGGGGCAGGTCGCCGAGGGGAAGCTGCTGGTGACCACCATCAACGCACGCGACGCCTGCGAGGCGCCGCTGCGGATGATCCAGAAGTACAAGTCGCAGGCCGCGATCGCCGACAACCTCTCCGCGGTGATCTGCATGCGGCTGATCCGCACGCTGTGCGAGGCCTGCAAGGTAGGGTTCGAGCCCGCGCCGGAGCTGCTGGCCAAGCTCGGCATCCCCGCCGGCAAGCTCACCATGCTCTACCGCGAGCCGACCGCCGAAGAGATCAAGAAGCCCTGCCCCAAGTGCGCGGGGAGCTTCTTCGTGGGCCGCACCGGGCTGTTCGAGCTGATCGTGGTGGACGACACGTTCCGCAAGGCGCTCAAGACGCAGCCCAAACCAGAGATCCTACGCAAGGTCGCCCGCCAGGGGGGCATGCGGACGTTCCAAGAAGAAGGGATCGTGCTGCTCGCCAAGGGGGGCACGTCGCTGGCCGAGCTGCAGCGGATCCTTAAGACGTAA
- a CDS encoding type IV pilus twitching motility protein PilT codes for MSVTLADAVKSGLIPNNQELECNKLFRACVKLEGSDLHLKVGRPPIVRVGGTLRPLDRGPIDDEEMVRLLVPLMNDRNRKIFEKDGGADFAHTVDVDGVPWRYRVNLLQQLGHMGLVARRVSNFIPDFEGLHLPPTMQNLCTFDQGMVLLAGVTGSGKSTTIGSMLNWINRNYRKHILTLEDPIEFVYTEEKCLINQREIGMDVIDFEVGMKHAVREDPDIILVGEMRDKETFMTAIHAAETGHLVFGTIHASSAPSTIGRILDLFPQDMHPALRSAIAFNMRGIVAQKLLKSIKPGVSRVPTVEVMTFSPTIKKLILEEKDEKLGDAIRIGAEDGMQDFTQSLKHLVDIELIDRAIAMEVAPNREALKMALKGINVSQGGIL; via the coding sequence ATGAGCGTTACACTTGCCGATGCCGTTAAGAGCGGTCTGATCCCGAACAATCAAGAGCTTGAGTGCAACAAGCTCTTCCGCGCGTGCGTGAAGCTCGAAGGGAGCGACCTGCACCTCAAGGTCGGCAGGCCCCCGATTGTGCGCGTCGGGGGGACGCTGCGGCCGCTGGACCGCGGTCCCATCGACGACGAAGAGATGGTGCGGCTGCTGGTGCCGCTGATGAACGACCGCAACCGCAAGATCTTCGAGAAGGACGGGGGCGCCGACTTCGCGCACACCGTAGACGTCGACGGCGTGCCGTGGCGGTACCGCGTCAACCTGCTGCAGCAGCTGGGGCACATGGGCCTGGTGGCGCGGCGGGTGAGCAACTTCATCCCCGACTTCGAGGGGCTCCACCTGCCGCCGACGATGCAGAACCTCTGCACGTTCGACCAGGGGATGGTGCTGCTGGCCGGGGTCACGGGCTCCGGCAAGAGCACCACGATCGGCTCGATGCTCAACTGGATCAACCGCAACTACCGCAAGCACATCCTCACGCTTGAGGACCCCATCGAGTTCGTCTACACCGAAGAGAAGTGCCTGATTAATCAGCGCGAGATCGGCATGGACGTGATCGACTTCGAGGTGGGCATGAAGCACGCCGTCCGCGAAGACCCTGACATCATCCTGGTCGGCGAAATGCGCGACAAGGAGACCTTCATGACGGCCATCCACGCCGCCGAGACGGGCCACCTGGTGTTCGGCACCATTCACGCCTCGAGCGCGCCGAGCACCATCGGCCGTATCCTCGACCTGTTCCCGCAGGACATGCACCCCGCGCTGCGTAGCGCCATCGCGTTCAACATGCGGGGCATCGTCGCCCAGAAGCTGCTCAAGAGCATCAAGCCGGGGGTGAGCCGGGTGCCGACGGTCGAGGTGATGACGTTCTCTCCCACCATCAAGAAGCTGATCCTGGAAGAGAAGGACGAGAAGCTGGGAGACGCCATCCGCATCGGCGCCGAGGACGGCATGCAAGACTTTACGCAGAGCCTGAAGCACCTGGTGGACATCGAGCTGATCGACCGGGCCATCGCGATGGAGGTGGCCCCGAACCGCGAGGCGCTGAAGATGGCGCTCAAGGGGATTAACGTTTCGCAAGGCGGGATCCTTTGA